The genome window GGGATACCCGGTCCCGTAGAGAATGGCAACCGCCGACATGGCTGTCGACAAGACCATAAGGAGCGAAGCGATTATTATTTTCATTTTAAGACTGGGGGTGGATAATCGCTTGAACCTTGTCTTGCCGTCCAGGAGGCCGAACAGGAAGGCCGCGGCCACCGTGAAGGGCATGAGTATCGAGAGCGCCCGCGCGGTAACCATAAGCTCACGACCCTTCATGGGATCAATGGCAACCCCGAGGAGGATAAAGGGCGGGATGACCGCGGAAAAGGCCTGCGGGAAATGCAATGTTATAGGGTGAAGGTTAAGATTAAGGATAGTTTTTCTTTTCCTGGAGATGTTCTCCCGGTAGGGTTCAAATGCAGTCCGGGGCACACCGCAGGCCGGACAGATGTCTCCCAGCTTGTCTTCATCAATGATGAGGCCGCACGCCTTGCACCTGATTTGTTCCATAATTATCTCTCCGCAAAAAAATGTCAGTCGATCAGATTCCGGGAAATAGTATGATAGTGGCAAGGAAAGTCAAGATGTTATAAGAAACTCAGTGATTCTTTTATTAAGGGGTAAAGTATATTCGACTTGTTGCAAAACTTAATAGTCAACGATATTTGCCCCCGCCGCCGAAGACGGCGGGGGCAAATATGATTAATTATATGTAGTAATGCAACAAGTCAATTATTTAAAAGTAGTTATGCAAAAAGTCCTTGATATGTACAGAGTATGGAATCGGCAAAATTGGATTATCGTCCAATTTATTAACTTTTTGTCATTGGATGGAGACCAATATTTTTTTTACTTTGACATAATATTTACTATATATTAATATTTTCCCAATCATGTGAGTTGAGTCGTTGCTGCCGTAAAACGATATTCCATGAGTTGAGTTTCTGGTTGTCCCGCCATATGGCATAACATCCCTAAGGCAAATGCTGGAGGGTGCTATATAAAATAAAGAAGGAGGAAGTTGATGAAGTATCAGCATAAACTGACGGCGCTGTTGACGGCATGCGCACTGGTTGCAGTGATCCCTTTCTATGCCGCAGCGAAAGATGAAAAAAAGGCAAAAGACGATAAGAAAGCCGAAGTGAAAAAGGATCATCCGTGGGTGCTGAAGAAAAACTCGGAAGGCATCCAGGTGTTCGTGCGCGATGTCGATGGGATCGAATTCAAGGAATTCCTCGGCGTTACCGTCATGGATGCGCCGATGGCGGTGGTGAACCGGGTCATCATGGATGTTCCGAACCAGGTTAACTGGATGTGCGACACCAAGGAATCGAAGGTCATCAAAGACGATCCCATAAACCCGATCCAGTATAACGTGGTCACGGCCCCCCTGGTTTCCGACAGGGACGTTGTCATACAGACCCGTGTCGTGCAGACACCCAAAAAAATCATACGCTCGTTCCAGGGCATTCAGCATCCCTCCGCTCCCGCCAGGAAGGGAATCGTCCGCATGCCCAAGATGGTCGGCGCCTGGGTATTCGAGGCGGTGAGCGCCACTCAGACCAAGGTCACCTATCAAAACCTCGCCGATCCGGGCGGAAGCCTTCCATCGGGACTTGTCAACATGACAGTCGTGAAGATGCCCTTCGTTTCCCTCAAGAAGATGAAGGAGCAGCTCAAGAACCCGAAATATAACAAGTAGTAAAAAGCTGATTTATACAAAAGAGGCCGGCAAAAACCGGCCTCTTTTACGTTTGTACAAATAGAAAAATCAACCCGCTTTGATCCCCCCTGTTTTTTACTTTACTTTTTCAAATAATATAACAGGTTAAACATAACGCAGTATAGAAGCGGAGAAACCATCATGACTGATTTTAAAGTTCCCATTGAATTGTCGCAGCTGCTGATCCCTTGCGTCTGTTCAGGGATTCTCCTGCTTGGCTGGCTCCTTTTTACCTACATGTATGTGCGGTCGAAGATGGCTCTCCACCTGGCCATGATGATTTTGTTCATGCTGGGGTTTATCTTTGTTTTTTCCGAATCGATGATACTGTCCGCCGGCATGTGGCGCCTCGATCACAGGATCGGGATGCAGTTCCATCGCATCGAACAGCTGTCGGGAGCCTTTTTCATGTTCGCCATAGCGCTCCTGGTGCAGGGCCTCACGGAGCTGACGCCGCGATGGTTAAGGGCCAACCGGTACCTCGGGTATATCACCCTGGGCGTTGGCATCGTAATGATTATAGCTGCCTTTGCCATG of Spirochaetota bacterium contains these proteins:
- a CDS encoding rubrerythrin, which codes for MEQIRCKACGLIIDEDKLGDICPACGVPRTAFEPYRENISRKRKTILNLNLHPITLHFPQAFSAVIPPFILLGVAIDPMKGRELMVTARALSILMPFTVAAAFLFGLLDGKTRFKRLSTPSLKMKIIIASLLMVLSTAMSAVAILYGTGYPGRLFLLFLSIGCITCQIFLAQIGKTLINAKLPG